One Phocaeicola dorei genomic region harbors:
- a CDS encoding DUF6680 family protein, whose product MSTTEYIQIIIGIGQIIAVAIIPIIVWILGIKYQDRKAKKDAQLRVFLTLMADRKSAPITKEWVDALNTIDVVFQENKKVRHAWREYLDSLNEKSPHFDSSNSFRLDLLSEMAVSLGYKNLKQTEIDRFYSPKYFGSQMSRQEILFQENLRILTRSKSCAESFTDEEYEQHYKELMEQQGD is encoded by the coding sequence ATGAGTACAACAGAATATATACAAATCATTATCGGCATCGGTCAAATTATTGCTGTTGCTATTATTCCAATTATTGTTTGGATATTAGGAATAAAATACCAAGATAGAAAAGCCAAAAAAGATGCTCAATTAAGAGTTTTCCTTACATTAATGGCAGATCGAAAATCAGCCCCAATAACAAAAGAATGGGTTGATGCATTAAATACAATAGATGTCGTATTTCAAGAAAATAAAAAAGTCCGACATGCATGGAGAGAATATTTAGATAGTTTAAACGAAAAATCACCTCATTTTGATAGTAGTAATTCTTTTAGACTTGACTTACTTTCAGAAATGGCCGTTTCTCTCGGGTATAAAAATTTGAAGCAAACTGAGATTGATAGATTTTATTCACCTAAATATTTTGGTTCTCAAATGAGCCGACAGGAAATATTATTTCAAGAGAATCTACGAATTTTAACTCGCTCCAAAAGTTGTGCCGAAAGTTTTACAGATGAAGAATATGAACAGCACTATAAGGAGTTGATGGAACAGCAAGGTGATTAA
- a CDS encoding restriction endonuclease subunit S: MGQSPSSSSYNSNNDGLPLIQGNLDILDGITISRIYTNEPTKISLPKDLILTVRAPVGIVAENKMKVCIGRGVCALRNKSAMPTMYIYYALDYFSYKWKQIEQGSTFTSINGDDVKNFTIPLVDDVEYSCALLSKVDVLIKCSIDLHSNYIKQKQYLLSQLFI; encoded by the coding sequence ATGGGGCAATCTCCGTCATCCTCAAGTTACAACAGTAATAATGATGGACTTCCTCTGATTCAAGGTAATTTGGATATACTTGATGGGATAACGATTTCGCGTATATACACAAATGAACCAACTAAAATATCCTTGCCAAAGGACTTAATTCTAACTGTTAGAGCACCTGTTGGAATTGTTGCAGAGAACAAAATGAAAGTCTGTATTGGACGAGGAGTATGTGCGCTGAGAAATAAATCTGCAATGCCTACAATGTATATCTATTATGCTTTAGATTATTTCAGTTACAAATGGAAGCAGATTGAGCAAGGAAGCACATTCACCTCTATTAATGGAGATGATGTTAAAAATTTTACTATACCTTTAGTTGACGATGTTGAATACTCATGTGCTTTACTTTCAAAGGTTGATGTGCTTATTAAGTGTTCAATAGACCTTCATTCAAATTATATAAAGCAAAAGCAATATTTACTCTCGCAGTTGTTTATATGA
- a CDS encoding restriction endonuclease subunit S — MPNNNENKVLNVPNLRFPEFSGEWEKCTIGELTIKVGSGVTPRGGEAVYKTEGHPFVRSQNVGLGQLLLDDIAYIDEDTHQRQKNTELQLDDVLLNITGASIGRSAIATKEIAGGNVNQHVCIIRTQDNLISSFLCNFLLSSYGQKQIDSFQAGGNRQGLNFEQIKSIKIAIPTVNEQYKIAQLLQLVEGRIATQNKIIEDLKKLKSVITDLLFNSIIDAHTIRLGNIAHITNGVGDVQDANIEHIENWYPFFDRSEELKWFPTYSFDKEAVIYAGEGQSFYPRYYKGKFALHQRCYAITDFASCILPKYCYYFMSTLNSYFVRNSVGSTVSSLRMDIFQKAEIKLPPIPKQQHICKIIDAFCTKLEVEQSIISTLQELKQFLLSQMFI; from the coding sequence ATGCCAAATAATAACGAAAATAAAGTCCTCAATGTTCCAAATTTGAGATTCCCGGAGTTTAGTGGGGAGTGGGAGAAATGTACCATTGGTGAGCTAACTATAAAAGTAGGTAGTGGCGTAACCCCAAGAGGTGGTGAGGCTGTGTATAAGACAGAGGGACATCCTTTTGTACGTAGTCAAAACGTAGGATTGGGACAACTTTTATTAGATGATATAGCCTACATAGATGAAGATACCCACCAACGTCAGAAGAATACAGAGTTACAATTGGATGATGTACTGCTTAATATCACAGGAGCTTCTATTGGGCGTAGTGCAATCGCGACTAAAGAAATCGCAGGGGGCAATGTAAATCAGCATGTTTGTATTATTCGTACACAAGATAATCTTATATCCTCTTTTCTCTGTAATTTTTTACTTTCGAGCTATGGACAAAAGCAAATAGACAGTTTTCAAGCTGGTGGAAATAGACAAGGCTTAAACTTTGAGCAAATCAAATCTATCAAAATTGCTATTCCGACTGTGAATGAACAATATAAAATAGCTCAATTACTACAACTGGTAGAAGGCCGCATCGCAACTCAAAACAAAATCATTGAGGATTTGAAAAAACTAAAGTCCGTAATAACAGATTTACTCTTTAACTCAATAATAGATGCTCATACCATACGTTTAGGCAATATTGCACATATTACGAATGGTGTTGGTGATGTGCAAGATGCTAATATAGAACATATAGAAAATTGGTATCCTTTCTTTGACCGTTCAGAAGAATTAAAATGGTTTCCAACTTATTCGTTTGACAAGGAAGCTGTTATTTATGCTGGTGAGGGACAAAGTTTTTACCCTCGATATTATAAAGGAAAATTTGCCTTACACCAAAGGTGCTATGCCATAACGGATTTCGCTTCATGTATTCTACCAAAGTATTGTTACTATTTTATGAGTACATTAAATTCTTATTTTGTTAGGAATTCCGTTGGTTCTACAGTATCATCTTTGAGAATGGATATATTTCAAAAGGCAGAAATCAAACTACCTCCTATACCAAAGCAACAACATATATGCAAAATTATTGATGCTTTTTGTACTAAACTTGAAGTCGAACAAAGTATTATTTCTACCCTACAAGAGTTGAAACAATTCTTGCTCTCGCAGATGTTCATATAA
- a CDS encoding virulence RhuM family protein — translation MAKRFEIRNSTAEFLIFAIEGKEEGIQVMYQNETIWCTQKAMAALFDCSTDNIGLHLKNIYASGELQKESTTEFFSVVQTEGKRQVNRKTLFYNLDVIISVGYRVNSIRATQFRQWCTSIIRQFSIRGYVIDKKRMENGSFIGVDYFEHLLAEIREIRLSERRFYQKLTDIYATAIDYNRDAPTTRLFFKKVQNKMHYAVHGQTAAELIVSRADAEKEHMGLTKWEKAPNGKIVKTDVSIAKDYLKGVELEDMGRLVNSVLDMAERMAKRHIPMTMEDWAKRIDIILEAGGDEILTDAGKVTAEFAKEFAESEFEKYRIIQDRLFSSDFDRFNNGDNLLPFDINPDKE, via the coding sequence ATGGCAAAGCGATTTGAAATACGGAATAGTACGGCTGAGTTCCTTATCTTCGCTATTGAAGGTAAAGAAGAGGGCATACAAGTGATGTATCAGAATGAGACCATTTGGTGTACTCAAAAAGCAATGGCCGCTCTGTTTGACTGCTCGACTGACAATATTGGATTACATCTTAAAAACATCTATGCCAGTGGTGAGCTACAAAAGGAATCAACTACCGAGTTTTTCTCGGTAGTTCAAACAGAAGGCAAACGGCAGGTGAATCGTAAAACTTTGTTTTACAATCTTGATGTCATTATTTCTGTTGGGTATCGGGTTAATAGCATCCGCGCTACCCAATTTCGCCAGTGGTGTACCTCCATCATCCGCCAGTTCTCTATCCGTGGCTATGTGATAGACAAGAAGCGTATGGAAAATGGTTCATTCATTGGTGTGGACTATTTCGAGCATTTGCTGGCAGAGATTCGTGAGATTCGTCTGAGTGAACGCCGTTTCTACCAGAAACTTACCGATATTTATGCTACTGCCATTGATTACAACCGCGATGCACCTACTACCCGGTTGTTCTTCAAGAAAGTTCAAAACAAAATGCACTATGCCGTACACGGTCAGACTGCGGCAGAGCTAATCGTTAGCAGAGCCGATGCCGAAAAAGAACATATGGGATTGACCAAATGGGAGAAAGCCCCCAACGGAAAAATCGTCAAGACCGATGTCAGTATTGCAAAAGACTATCTGAAAGGTGTCGAATTGGAAGATATGGGACGTTTGGTCAACTCCGTACTGGATATGGCAGAGCGTATGGCAAAGCGACATATTCCGATGACAATGGAAGATTGGGCAAAGCGCATTGATATTATCCTTGAAGCAGGTGGTGATGAAATTCTTACCGATGCTGGAAAGGTTACGGCAGAGTTTGCTAAGGAATTTGCCGAAAGCGAATTTGAGAAGTATCGAATCATTCAGGATCGCTTGTTTAGCTCTGATTTTGACCGATTCAATAATGGCGACAACTTATTGCCATTTGATATTAACCCTGATAAAGAATAA
- a CDS encoding type I restriction-modification system subunit M: MSEELQQKLRDQLWEVANRLRGNMSASDFMYFTLGFIFYKYLSEKIEKYANNALVDDEITFKELWEMDDTDAVELQEEAKNQCLENIGYFIEPKFLFSSVIEAIKRKENILPILERSLKRIEDSTLGQDSEEDFGGLFSDIDLASPKLGKTADDKNTLVSNVLLALDDIDFGVEASQEIDILGDAYEYMISQFAAGAGKKAGEFYTPQEVSRILAEIVSIGHQRLRNVYDPTCGSGSLLLRAAHIGNAVEIYGQEKNPTTYNLARMNMLLHDIRFSNFKIENGDTLEWDAFGDTQFDAVVANPPFSAEWSAADKFNTDDRFSKAGRLAPRKTADYAFILHMIYHLSDGGTMACVAPHGVLFRGNAEGVIRRFLIEKKNYVDAIIGLPANIFYGTSIPTCVLVLKKCRKEDDNILFIDASKEFEKVKTQNKLRPEHIKKIVDTYRDRKEIEKYSHLATLQEIADNDYNLNIPRYVDTFEEEEPIDIKAVMAEIKELEAKRADLDKEIEGYLKELGLVD; encoded by the coding sequence ATGAGCGAAGAACTGCAACAGAAACTCCGAGACCAGCTTTGGGAGGTCGCAAACCGTTTGCGTGGCAATATGTCGGCAAGCGATTTTATGTATTTTACATTAGGTTTCATTTTCTATAAATACTTGTCGGAGAAAATAGAGAAGTATGCCAACAATGCCTTGGTGGATGATGAAATAACCTTTAAGGAATTGTGGGAAATGGATGATACCGATGCGGTTGAGTTACAAGAGGAAGCAAAGAATCAATGCTTGGAAAATATAGGTTACTTCATTGAACCGAAATTTTTGTTTTCGTCCGTAATAGAGGCCATCAAGCGGAAAGAGAACATTTTACCTATACTTGAACGTTCATTGAAGCGTATTGAAGACAGCACTCTTGGACAGGACAGCGAAGAAGATTTTGGAGGATTGTTTTCGGATATTGATTTGGCTTCGCCGAAACTGGGTAAAACTGCCGATGATAAAAATACCCTTGTCAGCAATGTGCTTCTTGCATTGGATGATATAGACTTTGGTGTAGAGGCATCGCAGGAGATTGATATTCTGGGCGATGCTTACGAATATATGATTTCGCAGTTTGCGGCAGGAGCCGGAAAGAAAGCCGGAGAATTCTATACTCCGCAGGAAGTCAGCCGTATCTTGGCAGAAATTGTTTCCATCGGACACCAGCGTTTACGCAATGTCTATGACCCGACTTGTGGCTCAGGCTCTCTACTACTCCGTGCAGCACACATCGGTAACGCTGTAGAAATTTACGGTCAGGAAAAGAATCCGACCACCTATAACTTGGCTCGCATGAATATGTTGCTTCATGACATCAGATTCAGCAACTTCAAAATTGAAAACGGTGATACTCTTGAATGGGATGCCTTTGGCGATACCCAGTTTGATGCGGTAGTTGCAAATCCTCCTTTCTCTGCCGAATGGAGTGCGGCTGACAAATTCAATACTGATGACCGTTTCAGCAAAGCCGGGCGTTTAGCCCCACGCAAGACAGCCGATTACGCCTTCATTCTTCACATGATATACCACCTTTCCGATGGTGGAACGATGGCTTGTGTAGCTCCTCACGGTGTATTATTCCGTGGCAATGCCGAAGGTGTCATCCGCCGCTTCCTTATTGAGAAGAAAAATTATGTGGACGCAATCATTGGTCTGCCTGCTAACATCTTCTATGGAACATCTATACCAACCTGTGTTTTGGTACTCAAAAAGTGCCGTAAGGAAGATGACAACATCCTCTTTATTGATGCCAGCAAAGAGTTTGAAAAAGTAAAAACTCAAAACAAACTTCGACCCGAACACATCAAAAAGATAGTTGACACCTATCGTGACCGTAAGGAAATCGAGAAGTACAGCCACCTTGCCACACTGCAAGAGATAGCTGACAATGACTATAATCTGAATATCCCTCGTTATGTCGATACCTTTGAGGAAGAAGAACCTATCGACATCAAGGCGGTAATGGCGGAGATTAAAGAACTCGAAGCCAAACGAGCCGATCTTGATAAAGAAATCGAAGGCTATCTGAAAGAATTAGGGTTAGTTGACTAA
- a CDS encoding DUF5655 domain-containing protein: protein MSTYKIYTDQLTLIKEKPFKLEKEIQNIVEKNLQTLLGLDFIKTEFSIGTFRIDSLAFDSDKKSFVIIEYKRDKNFSVIDQGYAYLSLMLNNKAEFILEYNESKSGTLKRNDVDWSQSKVLFVSPNFTTYQKEAINFKDLPIELWEIKRFTNDTLSFEQIVNRSSKESIKTVSNSETITTVSKEIKVYSEQDHLENIEDDFLNIYAEIKEFLLSFGEDITIYPKKKTIGFKIGSKVFCDIVMQNKGIRLFLNAKKGTLKDPECITRDVSEVGHWGNGAYEVRFPLKSDTEMDYVFNLLRQTINKNKE, encoded by the coding sequence ATGTCAACATATAAAATATATACTGATCAACTGACGCTTATTAAGGAGAAGCCATTTAAGCTGGAGAAAGAAATTCAAAACATAGTTGAAAAGAATCTTCAGACGTTGCTTGGGCTTGATTTTATCAAGACGGAATTTTCTATTGGCACTTTCCGTATAGACTCTTTAGCTTTTGACTCGGATAAAAAGTCTTTTGTAATAATAGAATATAAAAGAGATAAAAATTTTAGTGTAATTGATCAAGGTTATGCTTATCTATCCCTGATGCTAAATAACAAGGCAGAGTTCATTTTAGAGTACAATGAGTCTAAGTCAGGTACTCTAAAACGGAATGATGTGGATTGGTCTCAATCAAAGGTGTTGTTTGTTTCTCCTAATTTTACAACTTATCAAAAAGAGGCTATTAATTTCAAGGATTTGCCTATAGAATTATGGGAAATCAAGCGCTTTACAAATGATACGCTTTCTTTTGAGCAGATAGTAAATCGTTCAAGCAAGGAAAGTATTAAAACAGTCTCTAATAGTGAGACAATAACTACGGTAAGTAAAGAGATTAAAGTATATAGCGAACAGGATCATTTAGAGAATATAGAAGATGATTTCTTGAATATATATGCGGAAATCAAAGAGTTTTTACTGTCATTTGGAGAAGATATTACAATATATCCCAAGAAGAAAACTATAGGTTTCAAAATTGGAAGTAAGGTGTTTTGTGATATAGTTATGCAAAATAAGGGTATAAGACTGTTTCTCAATGCGAAGAAAGGAACACTCAAAGACCCTGAATGTATTACTCGTGATGTGTCAGAAGTCGGGCATTGGGGAAATGGAGCTTATGAGGTTCGTTTCCCATTGAAAAGCGATACGGAAATGGATTATGTTTTTAATCTATTGCGTCAAACAATAAATAAAAATAAGGAATAG